A region from the Plutella xylostella chromosome 6, ilPluXylo3.1, whole genome shotgun sequence genome encodes:
- the LOC105381907 gene encoding uncharacterized protein LOC105381907 produces MCLGCVCNLMCKLISLAISILFIIAVVLLILWGVGVIFHPYGGNPQYPPPQNQIYPQLYNQPTAPPPGHLPPGQQPPMNLSYPAAQQYQQYAYPGQPSMQPGFVYQPYPGQPGQVMPPGQAMQPGQPMQAAPQAHMMPYYAAPPHPQFAGKFVTDLIAHHTIFNITFLNTTNPNPFTISAGIEWVPSSPRDAPSLSDRAVVAGYEGHDNSPLWVIRGKVQGDLLPGKLAVKHHAAYVPWDGKEHEVHNIDVLCARPECIRWVSHAGGSAIPPNAIPAGNTAAGEALYVGRAKEQGSLTPGKVHPSHKVLYISFGGQEIGHKKYEILCTV; encoded by the exons atgtg TCTGGGCTGTGTGTGCAATCTGATGTGCAAGCTGATCAGCTTAGCGATATCCATCCTTTTCATCATAGCAGTAGTGTTGCTTATTCTTTGGGGTGTCGGAGTTATATTcc ACCCATACGGAGGTAACCCTCAATACCCGCCGCCTCAGAACCAGATCTACCCTCAACTGTACAACCAGCCGACCGCCCCTCCCCCCGGGCACCTCCCACCCGGCCAGCAGCCCCCTATGAACCTGTCATACCCAGCCGCCCAGCAGTACCAGCAGTACGCATACCCCGGGCAGCCCTCGATGCAGCCCGGGTTCGTGTACCAGCCTTACCCCGGCCAGCCTGGACAAGTGATGCCGCCGGGGCAGGCCATGCAGCCCGGGCAGCCGATGCAAGCGGCTCCGCAAGCGCACATGATGCCGTACTACGCTGCTCCCCCGCATCCGCAGTTTGCTGGTAAGTTTGTTACTGAC ttgATTGCACACCATACTATCTTTAATATCACCTTCCTCAATACTACTAAtcccaatcctttcaccattTCAGCTGGAATAGAATGGGTGCCCTCCTCACCCCGAGATGCCCCGTCTCTGTCTGACAGGGCAGTGGTAGCTGGGTATGAGGGGCACGACAACAGTCCACTCTGGGTCATCCGCGGCAAGGTGCAAGGAGACTTGCTGCCGGGCAAGCTTGCTGTGAAACATCATGCGGCATATGTTCCGTGGGATGGGAAGGAGCATGAAGTGCATAATATTGAT gTGCTATGTGCCCGTCCCGAGTGCATCCGCTGGGTGTCCCACGCCGGCGGCTCCGCTATCCCTCCCAACGCCATCCCGGCCGGGAACACGGCGGCTGGGGAGGCCCTGTATGTGGGCCGCGCCAAGGAACAGGGCTCGCTCACTCCAGGGAAG